GGCGTTGTTAAATTTGATAAAGAAAATAAACCGGGTGTCTCAAACCTGATGACGATTTACGCGAGCTGTACCGGCAAGTCACTTGATGAGATTGAGTCTGCATATTCAGGTAAAGGATATGGAGATTTCAAGCAGGATGTTGCTAATGCAGTTATTGATGTGCTGAAGCCAATCCAGGATCGTTACAATGAGCTGATTGATTCAGAAGAGCTTGATGATGTTCTCGATAAAGGTGCGGATAAAGCTTCCTTTGTCGCCAACAAAATGGTTGAAAAGGCGAAGAAAGCAATGGGATTGGGACGCGTTCCGAAGAAAAAATAAATTGTTTGAGAGCACTTCCTCGTGTGGAGGGAGTGCTTTATTGATGGTCAGCATATTCTTTGTGCTTCTCCTGATAAATCTGTTCTTCTCCTGATAAATCCATTCTTCTCCTGATAAATCCGTGCTTCTCCTGATAAATTCGTTCTTCTCCTGATAAATCTGTTCTTCTCCTGATAAATCCATTCTTCTCCTGATAAATCCGTTCTTCTCCTGATAAATCTCCACATCTCTCTACCAAAAAAGGATAGCCCGCCTGACAATGGCGGGCTATCCTTTTACTGCTGCTTTGATTTATTTTTCTCAGGTGCCTGCTCCAATTCCCACATTCTTTCCAGGAATGGCTGCCCCTTAATCATTTTGGCACACAATTCCTCGTGCCCATTGCTCCAGCCGTATTTGACACCTTCATATAACGTTTCCCATACTTTTTCCTTGTCCATATACCTGAGGAAGGGGTATTGCTTTGGATCCCATTCAGTGAGCCAGTAACGAAGCTCTTCCAGGTTATTGGCGGTCCTCAGCTGGTCAAGGGCAATCATCAGCAGCTGTTTCAATTGACGTTCCCTGCGCGTCAGTCCATGGATAAGTTCAGGGGCCATGGAGAGCATATGGTATTCTTTTTCATCAGCTGCACTTTCATCAAATTTAAACGATTCGGGTTTGGTTGTCTTGATCATATCAAATACAAGTTGTTCCTGCCGTGGGATTAATCTGCTCTTTCGTATTGGAACCTGATATCCGATTGTATCAAACGCAATGATATCATTACCGTCCGTAACAACACATGCGAAGTCAAGCACCGTCCGCTCGTGGCCTTTACGTACATACGCACGTTTGTATATCATGTCGAGCAGGCTTTTAGGCAAATCACTCATATCATTTTCAATATAGTTATAAAGCACTTCTGATATGTATAACAATGGAACCTGATCCAACAACTCAATTCCATCCTCTTTTCGCCATTCATGATAATGGCAAACACTGTATCCGTTTTCCTCACCTTCAAACCAATTTACCCATACATCGTGTAAATACAACATAAAAACAACCCTCACTTGTACACTTTTAAATTAGTTTTTCATCTGTCACTTTTCGGTGTTTGAAAGCTTTTCATAATGAATTCATTTAGGATACATTATGACCATCATTCAAAAAATTATTCGATGTTCGGGAAGTTTACATGTTATTTGGATAACGAAAAAGTGCGATTGCCATTAATAAAAAGCCGATTGGCAAAAAATAACATTCAATCCTGCCTGAAATAAATACAAAATAATCTGCCCAGGAAATCCCTGCAGGCAAAAAGTTCATGTAAGCTATTGTTGTTACACCACCCGT
The genomic region above belongs to Virgibacillus doumboii and contains:
- a CDS encoding YjbA family protein; this encodes MLYLHDVWVNWFEGEENGYSVCHYHEWRKEDGIELLDQVPLLYISEVLYNYIENDMSDLPKSLLDMIYKRAYVRKGHERTVLDFACVVTDGNDIIAFDTIGYQVPIRKSRLIPRQEQLVFDMIKTTKPESFKFDESAADEKEYHMLSMAPELIHGLTRRERQLKQLLMIALDQLRTANNLEELRYWLTEWDPKQYPFLRYMDKEKVWETLYEGVKYGWSNGHEELCAKMIKGQPFLERMWELEQAPEKNKSKQQ